Below is a genomic region from Hylemonella gracilis.
ATGGCGGCAAATTCGACCAGATCTACACCGTCAAATAAGCACTGAATGACTGCGTTCGCCGTTCCCTCCGCCGTGTCAATCACGAGTCCGGCGGTTTCTAGGCGCCGCAAGGCGCGTCGCGTGCTGCCCGGTTTCAACCTGACGCTGGGCTACACGCTGTTCTATCTCAGCCTGATCGTTCTCATCCCCCTGTCCGCGCTGTTCTTCAAGTCCTTCACGATGACTTGGGACCACTTCTGGACGGCGGTAGCCTCGCCACGCGTGCTGGCCTCCTACCGATTGACTTTTGGGGCGTCGCTGATCGCGGCCTTGGTCAATCTGGTGTTTGGCCTGCTGGTCGCCTGGGTGCTGGTGCGCTACAAGTTTCCGGGCAAGAAGATTGTTGATGCGCTGGTGGACCTGCCTTTCGCCTTGCCGACCGCCGTGGCTGGCATCTCGCTGACCGCCTTGCTGGCAGGCAATGGTTGGGTCGGTCAGTACTTCGAACCGAATGGGATTTTTGGCTTTCTGGGCATCAAGCTGGCCTACAACCCCACGGGGGTGGTGATCGCACTGATCTTCATTGGCCTGCCGTTCGTGGTGCGCACGGTGCAGCCGGTGCTGGAAGACACCGAGAAGGAATTGGAAGAGGCCGCCACTTGCCTGGGCGCGACGCGCTGGCAGACCTTCCGTTACGTGATCCTGCCCAGCATCCTGCCCGCGCTACTGACAGGTTTTGCGATGGCTTTCGCGCGCGCCGTCGGCGAATATGGCTCCGTGATCTTCATCGCGGGCAATATGCCCATGATTTCGGAGATCACGCCGCTCATCATCATCTCCAAGCTGGAACAGTATGACTACGCGGGCGCGACAGCCGTTGCCGTGGTGATGCTGCTGATTTCCTTCGTGATGCTGCTGGTCATCAACGGCTTGCAGGCGTGGCAGCGCAAGCGTTCCGGAGCATGACGCGATGACAAATTCAACTTCCTCCGCGTCCGGCGCTCGCGCGCCCTTGGACGTGCGCAAGAAACGCGTCCTCACCACGGAGACGCCAGCGGTGCGCTGGACGCTGACCTTGGTGGCCCTGGCTTTCATCGCGCTGTTTCTTGTCCTGCCCCTGGTGGCGGTGGCGACCGAGGCCCTGCGCAAGGGCTGGCATGCTTATTTCGTTGCCTTGCTCGAACCCGACGCCTGGGCCGCGATCAAGCTCACGCTCATTGCGGCGGGTATTGCCGTGCCTTTGAATCTGGTGTTCGGCGTGGCCGCAGCCTGGGCCATTGCCAAGTACGAGTTTCACGGCAAGGCCTTTCTCACCACCTTGGTTGATCTGCCGTTCTCGGTGTCGCCCGTGGTCTCGGGCCTGATCTACGTGTTGCTTTTCGGCGCGCAAGGATGGCTGGGGCCCTGGCTGGCTGAACATGACATCAAGATCATCTTCGCCGTGCCGGGCATCGTGCTGGCCACGATTTTCGTGACCTTCCCCTTCATCGCGCGGGAACTGATTCCGCTCATGCAGGCGCAAGGCAACGAGGAGGAACAGGCTGCCATCGTCCTCGGCGCAAACGGCTGGCAGACCTTCTGGCATGTGACGCTGCCCAACATCAAGTGGGGTTTGTTGTATGGCGTGATCCTCTGCAACGCGCGTGCCATGGGCGAATTCGGCGCGGTGTCGGTTGTGTCGGGCCATATCCGTGGTCAGACCAACACGATACCGCTGCACGTGGAGATCCTCTACAACGAGTACCAGTCCGCGGCTGCGTTCGCCGTTGCTTCCCTGTTGGCCGTGCTGGCCGTGGTGACTCTGGTGCTCAAGACCTTCGCCGAGTGGAGGCATGAACGTGACCGCGCGACCGCGGTCAACGCCCCGCCCGAGAATCCCGGCGCAGCCGCCGCCAGTCCCGTACCGGCAGCGTCTGCCGCCGCCTGAGAAAGCAGTTTTCCCATGAGCATTGAAATCCGCAAGGTCAACAAACATTTCGGCAATTTCCGAGCCTTGCACGATGTCGACCTGGACATCGCGTCCGGCGAGCTGCTGGCCTTGCTGGGCCCCTCGGGCTGCGGCAAGACCACCTTGTTGCGCATCATCGCGGGGCTCGAAACCGCGGACAGCGGCAGCATCTATTTCTCTGGCGAGGACACGACGGACAAGCACGTGCGTGAACGCCAGATCGGTTTCGTGTTCCAGCATTACGCCTTGTTCCGTCACATGACCGTGGCCGACAACGTCGCGTTCGGCCTGCGCATGAAGCCCAGAAGCCAGCGCCCCAGCGAAAAGCAAATCAAGGCCAAGGTCACGGACCTGCTGAAACTCGTGCAGCTCGACTGGCTGGCCGACCGTTATCCCGCGCAGCTGTCGGGGGGGCAACGCCAACGCATCGCGCTCGCGCGTGCCCTGGCAGTGGAGCCGAAGGTGCTCCTGCTCGACGAGCCTTTTGGCGCCCTGGACGCCAAGGTGCGCAAGGAACTGCGTCGCTGGCTGCGCCGTTTGCATGATGAGTTGCACGTGACCAGCATCTTTGTGACGCACGACCAGGAAGAGGCGCTCGAAGTGGCTGACCGAGTGGTGTTGATGAACCGGGGCGTGGTGGAGCAGGTGGGGTCCCCCCAGGACGTTTGGGAGCATCCGGCCAGTCCTTTCGTCTATGGCTTTCTGGGCGACGTGAACCTTTTCCAGGGGCGCGCCCACGAAGGCACCTTGCACCTGGAGGGCGTCTCCAGCGACATCACGATCGCCGCGCCCGAGCACGTCGGCGCACAAGATGCTCGGGCTTTCGCCTACGTGCGCCCGCACGAATTCGAGGTGCGTCGCTGGTCGAGTGGTGCGCCGGGTATCGCCGCCCGCTTGTCCCGCGCCATCGTGGTCGGACCCATTGCCCGCCTGGAACTTTTGCCCGAGGAACAGACTCCATCGCTCCGGCAAGCGGTCATCGAGGTGCAAATCCCTGCGTCACAATACCGCGAGCTTGGATTGACGGAGGGTGAATTGCTGGCTGTGACGCCACGCAAGGCCCGCGTCTTCGTGGAAGGAACACCGGATCTTGCTGCATCGACAACTGCTTGACACGCTGAATGCGCCTCGACGCGTTCTTTTTCTGATTTTCCTTGGCTGCCTGGGACTGTTGGGATTCGGGCTCTACCTGCAACACGGTGTCGGGCTTGAGCCTTGTCCGATGTGCATCGTCCAGCGTTATGCACTGCTGTTGGTGGCCGTCTTCGCGGGTGGAGCAGCCCTATTCAAAGGACGACCCTGGCATGTCGCAGGTGCGCTACTGGTTCTGCTGTCAGCGGCTTTCGGTGCTTTCGTCGCGGCACGGCAGAGCTGGCTGCAATGGCATCCACCGGAGTTTCTTAGCTGTGGCCGCGATTTTTACGGGATGATCGAGGCCTTCCCGCTTCAGCGAGCCGTGCCGATGATCTTCCGTGGATCCGGCGATTGCGCTGCCGTCGACTGGACTTTCCTCGGGCTGAGCATCGCGAATTGGTCCTTCGTCTGCTTTGCGCTGATGATCCTCGCTGCCTTCTGGCTATTGGTGCGCCTCAGAACATTGCGCGTTTAGCAGGCTGCTGCGCAAGACGGCTCAAGAAAAGCCGCCCGCGTTCGACGTGGGCGGCTTATTTTTTGCCTCGGGAAAACGCTGCTCCTCGTGTTGACACAGCATTCGCGCATCTTTGTTACAGTGTGTACAGAATTTAAAAGAGAAACATTGTTCACACACGCCCTTTTTCTGGTAAGGGTTCCGTAAGGTCTGGATGCCGCTGAGGAGATGTTCCCTGTGTTTCGATTCGCCACCATGAGTCTGGGCAAGCGCCTTGGCTCCCTGATCGTCAGTGCCATTCTTGGCTTGATTCTGCTGCTGACTTTTTCCATGGTTTCCGAGCGCAGCCTGCTGCTCAAGGAACGCAAGGACGCCGTGCGGCAGGCGACCGAGGTGGCTTACGGCTTGGTGGTGCATTTCCATGACCAGGCTGTCAAGGGCCAGATGTCCATGGACGAAGCCAAGCAGCGCGCGCTGCAAGCCGTCAAGGCCTTGCGCTATAGCGGTACGGAGTATTTCTGGATCAATGACATGCATCCACGCATGGTGATGCACCCCATCCGCGCCGAATTGGATGGCACGGACTTGACTCAGAACAAAGACCCGAACGGCAAGCACCTGTTCGTTGAGATGGTCAAGGTGGTCAAGGCGCAGGGGTCGGGCGACGTGGACTATATGTGGCCCAAGCCCGGGCATGCCACGCCTGTGCAGAAGGTTTCTCATGTGAAGGGCTTCGAGCCTTGGGGATGGATCGTCGGCTCGGGCGTTTACATCGACACGGTCGACGCCTCGATTTTCCAGCGAGCCATCCAATCCAGCCTGGGCGCGCTGGTCCTGGCCCTGCTCATGTTGGGTTTTGGCCTGGTGATTGTCCGCAGCATCGTGCGACAACTCGGAGGCGAACCGGCGGAGGTCAGCCACCTCATGCGCAGCATGGCTGAAGGCGACCTGAGCGTGAGTGTCCGATTGAAGTCGGACGATCATCAGAGCCTGATGCATGGCATCAAGGCATTGCGCGATTCCATGGCGGCGACAGTGGACCGTGTCCGGCGTGGCAGTGAGACGGTGTCCGCGGCCAGCGCGGAGATCGCGCAGGGCAACCAGGATCTGAGTTCGCGCACCGAAAGCCAGGCCAGCGCGCTGGAACAAACCGCCGCCTCCATGGAAGAGCTGGGCAGCACCGTGAAGCAGAATGCCGCGAATGCCCTGCAGGCCAATCAGCTCGCGCAAAACGCTAGTACGGTGGCTATACAGGGGGGGGAAGTCGTGACCGAGGTCGTGAAGACCATGAAGGGCATCAGCGAATCGTCCCGCAAGATCGTCGACATCATCAACGTGATCGATGGCATCGCTTTCCAGACGAACATCCTGGCCTTGAACGCCGCGGTCGAGGCTGCGCGCGCGGGGGAGCAGGGCCGGGGTTTCGCGGTGGTGGCCAGCGAAGTCCGGACCCTGGCGGGGCGCAGCGCCGCCGCCGCCAAGGAGATCAAGGCGCTGATCACTGCCAGTGTCGAGCAGGTCGGACAGGGTGCGGCCCTGGTGGACCGCGCAGGCAATACCATGGAGCAGGTGGTGAGCAGCATCCGGCTGGTATCGGACATCGTTGCCGAAATCAGTACCGCCAGCAGCGAGCAGAGCACGGGAGTCGCCCAGGTCGGCGAAGCCGTGACCAATATGGACCAAGCCACCCAGCAGAACGCGGCCTTGGTGGAGGAATTGGCTGCGGCGACGAGCAGCCTGCGCTCCCAGGCCCAGGAATTGGTGTCCGCTGTTTCCGCGTTTCAACTGGATCCCGGCATGCAGGCTGGGCGTCCGGACGTCTCGAATCGGCCGGCCGTCGGCCAGACTTCCCCGGCGCTGGCCCTTCCCAGGTGAATTTCCCCGGTGGAGGGCGACTGTTACCGTCTCGCCGGTAGGCACCGCAGGTGTTCTGAGATAGTCTCTCGCCTTGTTCGTTCTCGGGATGTCCGCCGGGGACTGTTACAAAAAGCGCGACCATGAACACGGAAACTTCTGCCAATTTCACGACCGACCTGCTGCGTCGCCTGGAGCAGCTCAACGCCATCGGCACGGCACTCTCCCGCGAGCACGACACCACCCGCCTGCTGGAAACCATTCTGCTGGCGGCCAAGGACATCACCAATGCCGATGGCGGCACCCTTTATCGCGTGACCGAAGACGAGCGCGCGCTGCGCTTCGAGATCATGCGCACGGACTCGCTGAGCATCGCGATGGGCGGCACCACCGGCAAGAAAATCGAATTGCCGCTGGTGCAACTGTTCGACGCCGACGGCAAGCCGAACGACCGAGCCGTGGCGGCCTATGCCGCCAACCACGAGAGCACGGTGAACATCCCTGACGCCTACGACAACACCAAGTTCGACTTCACCGGCACGAGATCCTTCGACCAGCGCACGGGGTATCGTTCGCAATCGATGCTGGCCGTGCCCATGAAGAACCACGAGGACCGCGTCATCGGTGTCCTGCAACTGCTCAATGCGCGCAAGCCTGGCAGCGGCGAGGTCACCGCCTTCCTGCCGGCCGACCAAAGCCTGGTCGAATCCCTGGCCTCGCAGGCGGCCATCGCGCTGACCAACCGGCAACTGATCGCGCAACTCGAGGAACTGTTCGAAGCCTTGATCAGCATGATCAACGAGGCCATCGACGAAAAATCGGAATACACCGGGGGCCATTGCCAGCGCGTGCCGGAGCTGACCATGTTGCTGGCCAACGCAGCCGCCGCCACCACGGCCGGCCCGCTGGCGGGCTTCTCCATGAGCGACAAGGACCGGTACGAGCTGAAGATCGCCGGCTTGCTGCACGATTGCGGCAAGATCACCACCCCCGTGCACGTGGTGGACAAGGCCACCAAGCTGGAAACCATCTACGACCGCATCGGCCTGGTGGACACCCGTTTCGAGGTGCTCAAGCGCGACGCGGAGATCGCCGCCTTGCGCGAGCAACTGGCCTTGCGACCCGTGGTCGACGCCACGGCGGAGGCCCGAATTGGTGCTCAGTTGAGCCAGTCACTCGAGCGGCTGGATAGTGATCGCAACTTCCTGCGCAGGACGAACAAAGGCGGGGAAGCCATGCGCGAGGACGACATCCAACGTGTGCGTGACATGGCCGCCCAATACCGTTGGCGCGCCCCCGATGATGTCCCCGGACAGGACAGCGATTTCCTGAGCGTCAACGAGGTCGAGAACCTCACCATCGCCCGGGGCACATTAACGCATCCCGAGCGCGAGATCATCAACCACCACATCGTCGCCACCATCAACATGCTGGAGCAACTGCCCTGGCCGCGTCACTTGCGCAATGTGCCCGAGTACGCTGGGGGGCACCATGAACGCATGGATGGCAAGGGTTACCCGAAAGGGCTCACTCGTGAGCAGATGTCGGTACAGGCCCGGGTGATGGGCATCGCCGACATTTTCGAGGCCTTGACCGCCAGCGACCGGCCGTACAAACCGCCGATGAAGCTTTCCCAGGCCCTGTCCATCATGGCGAACATGAAGAAGGGCGGACACATCGACCCCGATCTGTTCGAGATCTTCGTGCGTGAGCAGGTCTACCTGGAGTACGCGGAGCGTTTCCTGGCGCCCGAGCAGATCGACGAAGTGAACCAGGCCGCTGTGCTGACCTGAAACACCTCGCCCTCGCTGATCCGCGCAGCGCCTTCACAGCGGCCGTGACTTGAATTCATAATCAAACCACCGGTCCGCCCAGTCGCTGGCCCGGGTTCGGAGGCGCGGTTTGCAGCCGCTTCCCGATGGTCTTCCGGCTTGCATCAACCGCGCGAGGTGCATCATGCAGATCAGGGTCCGATTGCCGCTCACGATCGCGGTGCTCATCATCTCCTTGCTGGGCGCCAGTTTTCTGGGCATCTATAGACTGAATCAGTCACTGCGTGTTTTTGACGTCCAGGTGGCCGGAGCCCATCAGAACGAACGTCTGGTCATGGGCATGCTGGTCAATTTCAAGACCCAGGTGCAGGAATGGAAGAACGTGCTGTTGCGCGGTGGCGATCCGCAGTTGCTGGAACGTCATTGGACCAGCTTTGAAAAGACCGAGCAGGAGGTGGCCGCGACGGGTGCGCTGCTGACCAAGGCCTTGCCCACAGGGGAGGCGCGTCGCCTGGTCGAACAGTTCCTGCAGGAGCATAGCAAGATGGGCGAAGGCTATCGCCGTGGTCTGGATGCCTACAAGACAGCGGGCTTTCTCGCTTCCGTGGGGGATAAATCCGTCAGCGGCATGGACCGGGCGCCCGCTCGTCTGCTGGACGAAGCCGCGCAGCAGATCGCCAAGGACGCGAATGTTCTTGGCCTTGCGGCGCATGATCAAGGGCGTCAGGCCGTGATGATCAGCCTGGCGATGATGCTGCTGGTTTGCCTGGGCAGCGTGGTCTTGTCCATCTGGCTGACCCGTTCGCTGATCCGCCCGATTCGAGAGGCGGTGGCCCACACCGAAGAGATTGCACGGGGCAATCTGGGCGGGGCAATCCATGCCACCGGGCACGATGAGCTCGCACACCTGTTGCGCTCGCTCAACACCATGCGCGTGGCCCTGATCGATGTCGTGAAGCGGGTGCGCCATAGCTCGGATTCTGTGTCCATGGCCAGCTCCGAGATTGCTCAAGGCAACCAGGATTTGTCGGCTCGTACCGAGCGCCAGGCCAGCGCGCTGCAGCAGACGGCAGCCTCCATGGAGGAGCTCTCGTCCACCGTCCGGCAGAACGCCGACAACGCGCAGCAAGCTAACCAACTGGCACGCGACGCCAGCAGTGTCGCCGAGCAGGGGGGCGAGGCCGTGGGGCAGGTGGTCCACACGATGAAAGGCATCAACAACAGCTCGCACCAGATCTCCGAGATCATTGGTGTCATTGATGGCATCGCCTTCCAGACCAACATCCTGGCGCTCAACGCGGCCGTGGAGGCCGCGCGCGCCGGCGAGCAGGGGCGCGGGTTCGCGGTGGTGGCGGGAGAGGTGCGTGCCCTGGCGCAGCGCTCGGCCGACGCCGCCAAGCAAATCAAGGCCCTGATTGGTGAGAGCGTGCAGCGCGTCCAGCAGGGTAGTGTGCAGGCCGATCAGGCGGGTGGCACCATGGGCGAGGTGGTCTCCAGCATTCGGCGGGTGACCGCGATCATGGGCGAGATCAGCGCTGCCAGCAGTGAGCAGAGTTCCGGGGTTTCACAGATCGGCGATGCCGTGGTCCAGATGGATCAGGCCACCCAGCAGAACGCGGCGCTCGTGGAGCAGATGGCCGCGGCGGCGAGCAGTCTCAAGATGCAGGCCCAGGAACTCGTGCAGGCCGTGGCCGTTTTCCGCCTCGCGGGCGCGGTTCTTCCCGATCGCTCGCGGTCGCTCGAACTGATCGCCACTTGACCTTGCCCAAAGCCCGCCGGCTGTTGCAGCGGGTGTTCAGGGCAGCTTCTTGACCAGCACCTGGCTGCGGCGGTCCCAGTTGTACATGCGGCGACGGGCTTCGGGCAGCCAGTCCGGGTCGACCTGCTGGAAGCCGCGTTTGATGAACCAATGCATGGTGCGCGTGGTCAGCACGAAGATGCTTTTGAGTCCCATCGCCCGCGCACGTTGCTCGACGCGCTTGAGCACTTTTTCCCCGTCGCCCTGCCCCTGCGATTCGTTCAAGACGGTCAGCGCCGCCATTTCGGCCGTGTGCGCCTCGGGGTAGGGATAAAGCGCCGCGCAGGCGAAGATCACGCCATCGTGTTCGATGATGGTGTAGTTGCCGATGTCGCGCTCGATTTCCGTGCGGCTGCGCTTGACCAGTGTCCCGTCCTTTTCGTACGGCTCGATCAGGCGCAGGATGCCACCCACATCATCCGCCGTGGCTTCGCGCAGTTCCTCCAGCTTCTCGTCCACGATCATGGTGCCGATGCCGTCGTGCACGTAGATCTCCAGTAGCAGGGACCCATCGACTGCGTAGGGAATGATGTGGCTGCGTTCCACCCCGCCTTTGCAGGCACGGATGCAATGTTGCAGGTAGAAGGCGGCGTCGCTGGGGTGTTCTGGCGCCGGCAATTCGGTCAGCAGTTTCTCGGCGGCGGCCAGGGGTAGCTCGGTGTCGATGGGGTTGTCCTCGGACTCCGGTTCGTTGGGGCGCAGGCGCAGGCCAGGAATTTCGGTGATGAAGATCAGCTTGTCGGCGTGCAGGGCGGTGGCCACCGAGGTTGCCACGTCTTCCATGGTCAGGTTGAAGGCCTCGCCGGTGGGCGAGAAGCCAAAGGGCGAGAGCAGGGCGACAGCCCCCATGTTCAAGGTGTGCTGGATGGCGGCGACGTCCACCTTGCGCACCAGGCCCGAACTCTGGAAATCGACGCCGTCGACGATGCCCACGGGCCGCGCGGTGATGAAGTTGCCCGAGAGCACCCGCACCGTGGCGCCCGCCATGGGCGTGTTGGGTAGGCCCTGGCTGAAAGCCGCCTCGATCTGGTAACGCAGCTGTCCGGCGGCCTCTTGCGCGCAATCCAGCGCGACCTCGTCCGTGATGCGCATGCCGCGCGAATACAGGGCGGCGTGGCCCTTGGCCTTGAGCTGCTCGTTCACCTGGGGGCGAAAGCCGTGCACCAGCACGATCTTCACGCCCATGCTCTGGATCAGGGCCAGATCCTGCGCCAGATTCGGCAACTTGCCCGCCGCGATGGCCTCGCCGCAAACACCCACCACGAAGGTCTGATTGCGGAATTTGTGGATGTAGGGCGCGACCGAACGGAACCAGGGCACGAAGGTGAAGTTGAAGACGGCGGACATGCGTGGGCGCGAAGAGGGAGGGGCCGGTGAATGGGGTCCGGGCGGGGATAATCGCGGATTCTCCACGAAGTTTCCCCTTGAGTTCCTCCACGCTGAAAATCGAGTTTCCCGAGTCGCTGCCGGTGTCGGCCAAACGCGACGAGATCGCCGCCGCGTTGCAGGCCCACCAGGTCATCATCGTCTGCGGCGAAACGGGGTCCGGCAAGACCACGCAGCTGCCCAAGATCGCCTTGAGCCTCGGGCGCGGCAAATGCAATTACCCTGCCGGGCAGAAAGGTCGGCTGATTGGGCACACCCAGCCGCGCCGCATTGCCGCTTCCAGTGTGGCCAAGCGCATCGCGGAGGAGCTGCAGACGCCGCTGGGCGAGGTGGTGGGCTACAAGGTGCGCTTCAATGACCGGCTGGGTAAGGACGCCTCGGTCAAGCTGATGACGGACGGCATTTTGCTGGCGGAAACCCAGACCGATCCGCTGCTCAACGCCTACGACACGCTCATCATCGACGAGGCACACGAGCGTTCGCTCAACATCGACTTCCTGCTGGGCTACCTGCGACAAATCCTGCCACGTCGCCCTGACCTGAAGGTCATCGTGACTTCGGCCACGATCGATGCGGAACGGTTTGCCAGGCACTTCGCCTCGGCACCCAAAAATCGCGCGGCGCCAGCTCGCTCCAGGCCGGGCGAAGCCTCCTCGGGGAGCAGCGAACCTCACGAAGTGAGCGAAAGCGGCGGTCTTGTTCCTGCTCCGGTGATCTATGTTTCCGGTCGCACCTATCCCGTCGAGATGCGCTACCGGCCTTTCGAGGAATCGCGGGAGTTCGACGTGAACGACGCGATCGCCGATGCGGTGGACGAACTGTGGCAAGGCCATGCGGGCGGCGACATCCTCATCTTCTTTCCTGGTGAACGTGAGATCCGCGAAGCGGCGGATCATCTGCGCAAGCACCTGAGCCACGACCCCATCAAGCGTAGCGCCGAGGTGCTGCCGCTGTTCGCCCGGCTGAGCCAGGCCGAGCAGGACAAGGTTTTCGATGGGCACACCGGACGCCGCATCGTGCTGGCCACCAACGTGGCCGAGACATCGCTCACCGTGCCAGGCATACGCAACGTCATTGACACGGGCACGGCGCGGGTCAAGCGCTACAGTTTCAGGAGCAAGGTCGAGCAGTTGCTGGTCGAACCGGTCAGCCAGGCGGCCGCCAACCAGCGCGCGGGGCGCTGCGGGCGCGTGGCCAACGGGATCTGCATCCGTCTGTACAACGAGCAGGACTTCAATGGCCGCGAGCGATTCACCACGCCCGAAATCCTGCGATCCTCGCTGGCGGGTGTGATCCTGCGCATGAAGTCCCTGCACCTGGGCTCGGTGGAGGATTTCCCTTTCCTCGAAGCGCCTTCGGGTCGCGCCATCGCCGACGGCTACCAGTTGCTGGCCGAGCTGGGCGCGGTGGACGAAGCCAATGAGCTCACGCCCCTGGGTCGCGAACTGGCCAAGTTGCCGCTGGATCCCCGCGTGGGCCGCATGATTCTCGAAGCGCGAGACCGTCAGGCGCTGGAGGAGGTGCTGGTCATCGCCAGCGCGCTGAGCGTGCAGGACGTGCGCGACCGGCCGCTGGAAGCCCAGGCCCAGGCCGATCAGGCACATGCCAAGTTCGACGATGAGAAGAGCGAATTCACTGGCTACCTCAAGCTGTGGAAGTGGATTCACGATGCACGGGGCGGTAAGCCAGACGCGACGCAGAACACCTCAGGAGAGCACAAGCTCAGCAACCGCCAGTACGAGGCTCTATTGCGTCAGAACTTCGTGAACGTGCGCCGGGTGCGTGAATGGCGTGATATCCACAGCCAGTTGCTGACCGTGGTGACCGAGCACCAATGGCGGCTGAATCAGACGCCTGCAACCTACGAGCAGATTCACTTGTCCATGTTGGCCGGCCTGTTGGGCAACCTGGGGTGCAAGCACGAGACCGAGGATGTCTACCTGGGTGCGCGCGGCGTCAAATTCCATCGCCATCCGGGCGCGCACCTCTCAAAGAAGCCAGGCCGCTGGATCGTCTGCGCCGAGCTGGTCGAGACCACGCGGCTCTTCGGGCGTGGCATCGCCGCCATCGAGCCGCCCTGGCTGGAGCAGGTCGCGGGGCACTTGCTCAAAAAGCAGTTGCTCGATCCGCACTGGGAGAAGAAGGCCGCGGAAGTGGTGGCGCTGGAGCGCGCCACGCTCTACGGTCTGCTCATCTACAGCGGGCGGCGCGTCA
It encodes:
- the argA gene encoding amino-acid N-acetyltransferase is translated as MSAVFNFTFVPWFRSVAPYIHKFRNQTFVVGVCGEAIAAGKLPNLAQDLALIQSMGVKIVLVHGFRPQVNEQLKAKGHAALYSRGMRITDEVALDCAQEAAGQLRYQIEAAFSQGLPNTPMAGATVRVLSGNFITARPVGIVDGVDFQSSGLVRKVDVAAIQHTLNMGAVALLSPFGFSPTGEAFNLTMEDVATSVATALHADKLIFITEIPGLRLRPNEPESEDNPIDTELPLAAAEKLLTELPAPEHPSDAAFYLQHCIRACKGGVERSHIIPYAVDGSLLLEIYVHDGIGTMIVDEKLEELREATADDVGGILRLIEPYEKDGTLVKRSRTEIERDIGNYTIIEHDGVIFACAALYPYPEAHTAEMAALTVLNESQGQGDGEKVLKRVEQRARAMGLKSIFVLTTRTMHWFIKRGFQQVDPDWLPEARRRMYNWDRRSQVLVKKLP
- the hrpA gene encoding ATP-dependent RNA helicase HrpA translates to MSSSTLKIEFPESLPVSAKRDEIAAALQAHQVIIVCGETGSGKTTQLPKIALSLGRGKCNYPAGQKGRLIGHTQPRRIAASSVAKRIAEELQTPLGEVVGYKVRFNDRLGKDASVKLMTDGILLAETQTDPLLNAYDTLIIDEAHERSLNIDFLLGYLRQILPRRPDLKVIVTSATIDAERFARHFASAPKNRAAPARSRPGEASSGSSEPHEVSESGGLVPAPVIYVSGRTYPVEMRYRPFEESREFDVNDAIADAVDELWQGHAGGDILIFFPGEREIREAADHLRKHLSHDPIKRSAEVLPLFARLSQAEQDKVFDGHTGRRIVLATNVAETSLTVPGIRNVIDTGTARVKRYSFRSKVEQLLVEPVSQAAANQRAGRCGRVANGICIRLYNEQDFNGRERFTTPEILRSSLAGVILRMKSLHLGSVEDFPFLEAPSGRAIADGYQLLAELGAVDEANELTPLGRELAKLPLDPRVGRMILEARDRQALEEVLVIASALSVQDVRDRPLEAQAQADQAHAKFDDEKSEFTGYLKLWKWIHDARGGKPDATQNTSGEHKLSNRQYEALLRQNFVNVRRVREWRDIHSQLLTVVTEHQWRLNQTPATYEQIHLSMLAGLLGNLGCKHETEDVYLGARGVKFHRHPGAHLSKKPGRWIVCAELVETTRLFGRGIAAIEPPWLEQVAGHLLKKQLLDPHWEKKAAEVVALERATLYGLLIYSGRRVNFGRVDPVSAREVFIREALVAGEWDTKLPFLAANRKLIREVEELEHKSRRQDVLVDEELIYAFYDQHLPAQVCSGFECERWYREASRLQPDLLRLSREELMRHEAAGVTSSAFPKTLRLGGVDCAATYLHQPGDARDGLTVTVPLFVLNQVSEERCEWLAPGMLKEKIQALLKSLPQRPRSRFVPLPESAARLAEELGQPEAFGRSGLTDALLKRVREITSLDVKRADFKLDMLSPHLFMNLRVVDEHGRQLGQGRNLGALKAELGAQARGAFQALATLKASPSAPDASGSAGAHASANASAERGMDTPSSKSKATPLRDAASAGPAADGAQRHVAWTFGELPELMEIRKGGQTLIGFPALVDAGDAVMLEVFDEPEAAAVKHRAGLRRLFALQIRDALKYLEKNIPDLQKMAVAYLSLGTLEELRGQILELALDRAFLLEPLPANDADFKRRLDEGRGRLSLIATEVARLAAAILGEYAVALRKIKDTKNAAEAAADCAQQLQRLMPKRFLAGTPWPALQHFTRYLRAITLRLDKWRADPARDAARLAELRPQEQRYLRLLAERKGASDARLQELRWLLEELRVSFFAQELRTPQPVSIKRLEKLWLQLNS